The Exiguobacterium aurantiacum DSM 6208 genome includes a window with the following:
- a CDS encoding MinD/ParA family protein, producing MDQARRLRAKTDSAPTTIAFASGKGGVGKTNVCVNTAIGLVELGKRVLIVDLDLGMANVHILLNASRSRTMVDSVKARIPLVSSVQKDVHGVDILHGGSGLDALVQFSDSDMQFLMRELEVLTDYDYVLFDMGAGATDTSLQFIAGCDEMFLILTPEPTSLMDGYAYTKLVHQQYPDLPLGVIVNRAQSGDEALQCFERMEVACKQFLNKSIRFLGFLPDDPSVRKAVIAQVPFYEFDRKSDISWRLERVLTTLTGTPPRPRHFMDRLVGNLRRQWNRV from the coding sequence ATGGACCAAGCAAGGCGTCTAAGGGCAAAAACGGATAGCGCACCGACGACCATCGCCTTCGCTAGCGGCAAAGGCGGGGTCGGGAAGACGAACGTCTGTGTCAACACAGCGATCGGGCTCGTCGAACTCGGTAAACGCGTCTTGATCGTCGACCTCGACCTTGGCATGGCGAACGTACACATCCTCTTGAACGCGTCACGTTCAAGAACGATGGTCGATTCTGTGAAAGCTCGGATTCCGCTCGTCTCCTCTGTTCAGAAAGACGTCCATGGTGTCGATATATTACATGGGGGAAGCGGACTCGATGCGTTAGTCCAATTCTCAGACAGCGACATGCAATTTTTAATGCGCGAACTTGAAGTGTTGACCGACTATGACTATGTCTTGTTTGACATGGGAGCGGGGGCGACCGACACGTCACTTCAGTTCATCGCCGGATGCGATGAGATGTTCTTGATTTTGACGCCGGAGCCAACTTCGCTCATGGACGGTTACGCGTATACGAAACTCGTCCATCAGCAATATCCTGATTTACCGCTCGGGGTCATCGTCAATCGTGCCCAGTCCGGGGACGAGGCGCTTCAATGTTTTGAACGAATGGAAGTCGCATGTAAGCAATTTTTAAATAAATCGATTCGATTCCTCGGCTTTCTACCCGATGACCCGTCTGTCAGAAAAGCGGTCATCGCCCAAGTCCCGTTTTATGAATTCGACCGAAAAAGTGATATCAGCTGGCGACTCGAGCGTGTATTGACGACGCTCACCGGGACGCCACCTAGGCCGCGTCACTTCATGGATCGCTTAGTCGGGAACTTACGACGCCAGTGGAACCGAGTCTAA
- a CDS encoding flagellar biosynthesis protein FlhF, whose protein sequence is MQIKKFTGKTMSEAMAKVKQELGDEAVILNSRQVKTGWFGLFASKQVEVIAALEKAPLHTKPRTEAIAVKRPTAPEARNQKPAPDAAPVLSVPRRLPQGMEHIETLLSTESFQGTAWEEQLNELFYTTKSIEAVEQFVHDQIERAFPPVPDTLRYVMLVGPTGVGKTTTLAKLAAHYKLDEGKTVGLITTDTYRIAAIEQLKTYAEILNIPVEVAYDFDDFKRAKQLFARKDIVLIDTAGRNFRDEAYVEQFHQHHDFSETNLSLVLSLTSKLKDMEMIYSQFEQLPLGSLIFTKADETSDIHAMYKLVRDSGLPVAWLTDGQEVPDDLVEGTPERLTRKMLQKEGWPRWTKQGV, encoded by the coding sequence ATGCAGATCAAAAAGTTTACCGGTAAGACGATGAGCGAGGCGATGGCGAAAGTGAAGCAAGAACTCGGCGACGAGGCCGTCATCTTGAACTCCCGTCAAGTGAAGACGGGATGGTTCGGGTTGTTCGCTTCGAAACAAGTCGAAGTTATCGCCGCGCTCGAAAAAGCGCCGCTCCACACGAAGCCGCGGACGGAAGCAATCGCGGTGAAACGTCCGACCGCGCCAGAGGCACGAAATCAGAAGCCGGCACCTGACGCAGCACCGGTATTATCTGTCCCCCGGCGTTTACCGCAGGGGATGGAGCACATCGAGACGTTGCTTTCAACGGAATCGTTTCAAGGGACGGCATGGGAAGAACAGCTCAATGAACTGTTTTACACGACGAAGTCGATCGAGGCCGTCGAACAGTTCGTTCACGACCAGATTGAACGGGCCTTCCCGCCAGTCCCGGATACGCTACGCTACGTCATGCTCGTCGGGCCGACCGGTGTCGGCAAGACGACGACGCTCGCGAAACTGGCCGCTCATTATAAGCTCGATGAAGGCAAGACGGTCGGATTGATCACGACCGACACGTATCGAATCGCCGCCATCGAGCAGCTCAAGACGTACGCCGAGATTTTGAACATCCCGGTCGAAGTGGCGTACGACTTCGATGACTTCAAACGGGCGAAGCAACTGTTCGCAAGGAAAGACATCGTCTTGATCGATACCGCCGGGCGCAATTTCCGCGACGAGGCGTACGTCGAACAGTTCCACCAGCATCACGACTTTTCAGAGACGAACTTGTCGCTCGTCCTCAGTTTGACATCCAAGTTGAAAGATATGGAGATGATTTATAGCCAGTTCGAGCAATTGCCGCTCGGGTCCCTCATCTTTACGAAAGCGGATGAGACGAGCGACATCCATGCCATGTATAAACTCGTCCGTGACAGCGGTCTTCCGGTCGCCTGGTTGACGGACGGACAGGAAGTGCCGGACGACCTCGTCGAAGGCACACCGGAACGATTGACACGGAAGATGCTTCAGAAAGAAGGGTGGCCGCGATGGACCAAGCAAGGCGTCTAA
- the flhA gene encoding flagellar biosynthesis protein FlhA — protein MLAVKAKDFAVLIGVLMIVVMLVIPLPGFMLDFLIIVNILIALLILLVAMNAREALDFSVFPSLLLIVTLFRLGLNVSTTRSILSNGYGGEVIATFGNFVVGGNVLVGFVVFLILVIIQFVVITKGAERVSEVSARFTLDAMPGKQMAIDADLNSGLIDDKQAQIRRKKIQSEADFYGSMDGASKFVKGDAIAGIIIVVINLIFGIIIGSVQMGLPVGQAFQTFSLMTIGDGLVGQIPALLISTATGIIVTRAVSDGNLGEDVVDQLGQNPTLLYIAGSIVIMLGIISPSLLPVTLLIAGVAFYGAYAMRRNIKRAIEQPLPDEEPAAPTETVVSLLQIDAIEFEFGYGLIPLADESQGGDLLDRVVMIRRQLALELGFILPTVRIRDHLQLSPNAYRIKVKGNVVAEGELLLDHYLAMSPGIEDPEVYGIETTEPAFGLPALWIDEETRARAEMSGYTVVDPPSVVATHLTETLKKHAADLLGREETKQLVEHLKETHPVLVEDVTPAVLSIGDIQKVLRHLLKEHVSIRNLPLLFETMADYGKVTKDAEILGEYCRQGLSRQLTDQVSPPDGPLYVVTLGGQTEQLIQDAVQKTEFGNYLALDPDQAREIIERSGEQLSMFERYGASAVILCSPTIRLFVRQLLERYYPDVPVLAYNELLSSVEVKSIGVI, from the coding sequence GTGTTGGCTGTAAAAGCTAAAGATTTCGCGGTATTGATTGGCGTTCTCATGATCGTCGTCATGCTCGTCATCCCGTTACCGGGATTCATGTTAGATTTTCTGATCATTGTCAATATATTGATTGCCCTGCTCATCTTGCTCGTGGCCATGAACGCGCGGGAAGCGCTCGATTTCTCGGTCTTCCCGTCGCTCTTACTGATCGTGACGTTGTTCCGACTTGGATTGAACGTATCGACGACCCGCTCGATTTTATCGAACGGCTACGGTGGAGAAGTCATCGCCACGTTCGGTAACTTCGTCGTCGGCGGGAACGTACTCGTCGGATTCGTCGTCTTCCTCATCCTCGTCATCATCCAATTCGTCGTCATCACAAAAGGTGCGGAACGGGTCTCGGAAGTATCGGCCCGCTTCACGCTTGATGCGATGCCAGGGAAACAGATGGCGATCGATGCCGATTTGAACTCGGGTCTGATCGATGACAAGCAAGCTCAAATCCGTCGCAAAAAGATTCAAAGTGAGGCCGACTTTTACGGGTCGATGGACGGGGCCTCGAAGTTCGTCAAAGGAGATGCCATCGCCGGTATCATCATCGTCGTCATCAACTTGATCTTCGGGATCATCATCGGGAGTGTCCAAATGGGACTCCCGGTCGGACAGGCGTTTCAAACGTTCTCGCTCATGACGATCGGGGACGGCCTCGTCGGACAGATCCCGGCGCTCCTCATCTCGACGGCGACCGGTATTATCGTCACCCGTGCCGTCTCGGACGGCAATCTAGGCGAAGACGTCGTCGACCAGCTCGGACAGAATCCGACGTTGCTTTACATCGCAGGGTCAATCGTCATTATGCTCGGTATCATTTCACCGAGCCTGCTTCCGGTGACACTCCTCATCGCCGGTGTCGCTTTTTACGGTGCGTATGCGATGCGGCGGAATATAAAACGGGCCATCGAACAACCTTTGCCCGACGAAGAACCGGCCGCACCGACGGAGACGGTCGTCTCGCTCCTACAAATCGATGCGATCGAGTTCGAGTTCGGATACGGATTGATCCCGCTTGCCGATGAATCGCAAGGCGGTGACTTGCTCGATCGCGTCGTCATGATTCGTCGTCAGCTCGCGCTTGAACTCGGTTTCATCTTGCCGACGGTCCGAATCCGTGACCATTTGCAACTGTCGCCGAACGCGTATCGGATTAAAGTGAAAGGCAACGTCGTCGCCGAAGGGGAACTGTTACTCGATCACTACTTGGCGATGAGCCCAGGAATCGAAGACCCCGAAGTGTACGGCATCGAGACGACCGAACCGGCATTCGGTCTCCCGGCGTTATGGATTGATGAAGAGACGCGTGCTCGTGCCGAGATGAGCGGGTACACGGTCGTCGACCCGCCGTCAGTCGTGGCGACACACTTGACGGAGACGCTCAAGAAACATGCTGCCGATCTGCTCGGTCGGGAAGAGACGAAACAACTTGTCGAACATTTGAAAGAGACGCACCCGGTACTCGTCGAAGACGTCACGCCGGCCGTCTTATCCATCGGGGACATTCAAAAAGTGCTCCGCCATCTATTGAAAGAGCACGTCTCGATTCGCAATTTGCCGCTCTTGTTTGAGACGATGGCCGACTACGGCAAAGTGACGAAAGATGCCGAGATTCTTGGGGAATACTGTCGTCAAGGACTGTCCCGTCAACTGACGGACCAAGTCAGCCCACCGGACGGACCGTTGTACGTCGTCACGCTCGGAGGACAGACGGAACAACTCATTCAAGACGCTGTCCAGAAAACGGAGTTCGGGAATTATTTGGCGCTTGATCCCGATCAAGCGCGCGAGATCATCGAACGTTCGGGCGAACAGCTATCGATGTTCGAACGCTACGGCGCCTCGGCCGTCATCCTCTGTTCTCCGACGATTCGTTTATTCGTCAGACAACTGCTCGAGCGTTACTATCCGGACGTACCGGTGCTCGCCTATAACGAACTGCTCAGTTCGGTCGAAGTGAAAAGTATTGGGGTGATTTAA